A single window of Oreochromis aureus strain Israel breed Guangdong linkage group 5, ZZ_aureus, whole genome shotgun sequence DNA harbors:
- the pdzrn3b gene encoding E3 ubiquitin-protein ligase PDZRN3-B isoform X3 — protein sequence MGCSLCTLQKPEEQYKLLYEVCQVNGKDLSKATHDQAVEAFRTAKEPIVVQVLRRAPYPKVANPAVDTQVTDISTQTDITLQHIMALTNLPPSSPPISELEEYLLPEEHPPGHMYFDPDFLEGIQQDIEREELEYEEVDLYRDNIQDKLGLTICYRTDDEDEAGIYISEIDPNSIAAKDGRIREGDKIIQINGVEIQNREDAVALLTSESNQNISLLVARPEIQLDEGWMDDDRNDFLDDLHMDMLEQQHHQAMQFTASMLQQKKHEEDGGTTDTATLLSNHHEKDSGVGRTDESTRNDESSEQENLGDDQTTASNTLGSCRKLTYSQDTLGSTDLPFSSESFMSVDYADADFLGIPVDECERFRELLELKCQMRSSGAQGLYGQGGGAVGQDQEGVDKELEMLNEELRNIELECLNIVRAHKMQQLREQCRESWMLHNSGFRNYNTSIDARRHELSDITELPEKSDKDSSSAYNTGESCRSTPLTLELSPDNSLRRVAENQAGPSGSSSSGSRMLKPLLSPVQEACSPSRSRSSSKDLDGALQAEGKERKPGESSKSGRGFSQPHSPYKHAHIPAHAQHYQSYMQLIQQKSAVEYAQSQMSLVSMCRDPITPSDLEPKMEWKVKIRSDGTRYITKRPIRDKLLRERALRIHEERSGMTTDDDAISELKMGRYWSKEERKQHAVRAKEQRQRREFMKQSRADCLKEQATLEDKKEPNIIELSHKKMMKKRNKKIFDNWMTIQELLTHGTKSPDGTRVYNSLLSVTTV from the exons GTCAATGGCAAAGACCTCTCAAAGGCCACGCACGACCAGGCGGTGGAGGCCTTCCGCACCGCCAAGGAACCCATCGTGGTCCAGGTTCTACGTCGGGCCCCTTACCCCAAAGTGGCCAACCCTGCCGTTGACACCCAAGTCACAGACATCAGCACCCAGACGGACATCACCCTCCAGCACATCATGGCCCTCACCAATCTGCCCCCCTCTTCGCCCCCAATCTCGGAGCTGGAGGAGTATCTGCTTCCAGAGGA gcATCCTCCTGGGCACATGTACTTTGACCCTGATTTCCTTGAGGGTATACAGCAGGACATAGAGCGGGAGGAGCTGGAATATGAG GAGGTGGATTTGTACAGagacaacattcaagacaagcTCGGCCTGACTATTTGTTACAGGACTGACGATGAGGATGAAGCTGGGATCTACATTAGTGAG ATTGATCCAAACAGCATTGCAGCAAAAGATGGCAGAATTAGAGAAGGTGACAAAATCATACAG ATCAACGGTGTTGAGATCCAAAATCGAGAGGATGCTGTGGCACTGCTAACCAGTGAGAGCAACCAGAACATCTCCCTGCTGGTGGCCAGGCCAGAGATCCAG CTGGATGAGGGCTGGATGGATGATGACAGGAACGACTTCCTGGATGACCTCCACATGGATATGCTGGAGCAGCAGCACCATCAGGCCATGCAGTTCACTGCCAGCATGCTGCAGCAG aAGAAGCACGAGGAGGATGGGGGCACCACAGATACAGCCACGCTGCTCTCTAACCATCACGAGAAAGACAGCGGCGTCGGCCGCACGGACGAGAGCACACGAAATGACGAGAGCTCTGAGCAGGAGAACCTCGGCGACGACCAGACCACGGCCTCCAACACGCTGGGCAGCTGCAGAAAGCTGACCTACAGCCAGGACACGCTTGGTAGCACCGACCTGCCCTTCAGCAGCGAGTCGTTCATGTCAGTCGACTACGCCGACGCTGACTTCCTGGGCATTCCGGTTGACGAGTGCGAGCGCTTCAGGGAACTCCTGGAGCTCAAGTGCCAGATGAGGAGCAGTGGAGCCCAGGGCCTCTATGGGCAGGGCGGTGGAGCGGTGGGTCAGGACCAGGAGGGTGTGGACAAGGAGCTGGAGATGCTCAATGAAGAGCTGCGCAACATAGAGCTGGAGTGCCTGAACATCGTCCGCGCCCACAAGATGCAGCAGCTGAGGGAGCAGTGCCGTGAATCCTGGATGCTGCACAACAGCGGCTTCCGCAACTATAACACTAGCATAGATGCTCGCCGCCACGAGCTGTCAGACATCACGGAGCTGCCAGAGAAGTCTGACAAGGACAGCTCCAGTGCCTACAACACTGGTGAGAGCTGCCGCAGCACCCCTCTGACTCTGGAACTGTCTCCAGATAATTCACTCCGTAGAGTAGCAGAAAACCAAGCTGGGCCGTCGGGCTCCAGCAGCTCCGGCAGCAGGATGCTGAAGCCCCTCCTGTCTCCTGTGCAGGAAGCTTGCAGCCCGAGCCGGAGCAGAAGCTCATCCAAGGATCTGGACGGAGCGCTGCAGGCAGAGGGCAAAGAGAGAAAGCCCGGAGAGTCCAGTAAGAGCGGGCGAGGCTTCTCTCAGCCACACTCACCTTACAAGCACGCTCACATCCCCGCCCATGCCCAGCACTACCAGAGCTACATGCAGCTGATCCAGCAGAAGTCAGCCGTAGAGTACGCTCAGAGCCAGATGAGCCTGGTCAGCATGTGTCGGGATCCCATTACCCCCAGCGACCTGGAGCCTAAGATGGAGTGGAAGGTGAAGATCCGCAGCGACGGCACACGTTACATCACCAAGCGGCCCATCCGGGACAAGCTGCTGAGGGAGCGCGCCCTCCGGATTCACGAGGAGCGCAGTGGAATGACCACAGATGACGACGCCATAAGCGAGCTGAAGATGGGCCGCTACTGgagcaaggaggagaggaagcagcACGCGGTGCGTGCCAAGGAGCAGAGGCAGCGCCGCGAGTTCATGAAGCAGAGCCGAGCCGACTGTCTGAAGGAGCAGGCCACCCTGGAGGACAAAAAGGAGCCGAACATCATCGAACTCAGCCACAAAAAGATGATGAAAAAGAGGAATAAGAAAATATTTGACAACTGGATGACCATTCAGGAACTTCTCACCCATGGTACCAAGTCACCAGATGGCACGAGGGTGTACAACTCCCTCCTGTCTGTGACTACGGTCTAA